From the Saimiri boliviensis isolate mSaiBol1 chromosome X, mSaiBol1.pri, whole genome shotgun sequence genome, one window contains:
- the ZMYM3 gene encoding zinc finger MYM-type protein 3 isoform X1 — translation MDPSDFPSPFDPLTLPEKPLAGDLPVDMEFGEDLLESQTAPTRGWAPPGPSPSSGALDLLDTPAGLEKDPGVLDGATELLGLGGLLYKAPSPPEVDHGPEGTLAWDAGDQTLEPGPGGQTPEVVPPDPGAGANSSSPEGLLEPLAPDSPITLQSPHIEEEETTSMATARRGSPGQEEELPQGQPQSPNAPPSPSVGETLGDGINSSQTKPGGSSPAAHPSLPGDGLTAKASEKPPERVQKRSERVRRAEPPKPEVVDSTESIPVSDEDSDAMVDDPNDEDFVPFRPRRSPRMSLRSSVSQRAGRSAVGTKMTCAHCRTPLQKGQTAYQRKGLPQLFCSSSCLTTFSKKPSGKKTCTFCKKEIWNTKDSVVAQTGSGGSFHEFCTSVCLSLYEAQQQRPIPQSGDPADATRCSICQKTGEVLHEVSNGSVVHRLCSDSCFSKFRANKGLKTNCCDQCGAYIYTKTGSPGPELLFHEGQQKRFCNTTCLGAYKKKNTRVYPCVWCKTLCKNFEMLSHVDRNGKTSLFCSLCCTTSYKVKQAGLTGPPRPCSFCRRSLSDPCYYNKVDRTVYQFCSPSCWTKFQRTSPEGGIHLSCHYCHSLFSGKPEVLDWQDQVFQFCCRDCCEDFKRLRGVVSQCEHCRQEKLLHEKLRFSGVEKSFCSEGCVLLYKQDFTKKLGLCCITCTYCSQTCQRGVTEQLDGSTWDFCSEDCKSKYLLWYCKAARCHACKRQGKLLETIHWRGQIRHFCNQQCLLRFYSQQNQPNLDTQSGPESLLNSQSPEAKPQTPSQTKVENSNTVRTPEENGNLGKIPVKTRSAPTAPTPPPPPPPPATPRKNKAAMCKPLMQNRGVSCKVEMKSKGIQTEEWKPQVIVLPIPVPIFVPVPMHLYCQKVPVPFSMPIPVPVPMFLPTTLESTDKIVETIEELKVKIPSNPLEADILAMAEMIAEAEELDKASSDLCDLVSNQSAEGLLEDCDLFGPARDDVLAMAVKMANVLDEPGQDLEADFPKNPLDINPSVDFLFDCGLVGPEDVSTEQDLPRTMRKGQKRLVLSESCSRDSMSSQPSCTGLNYSYGVNAWKCWVQSKYANGETSKGDELRFGPKPMRIKEDILACSAAELNYGLAQFVREITRPNGERYEPDSIYYLCLGIQQYLLENNRMVNIFTDLYYLTFVQELNKSLSTWQPTLLPNNTVFSRVEEEHLWECKQLGVYSPFVLLNTLMFFNTKFFGLQTAEEHMQLSFTNVVRQSRKCTTPRGTTKVVSIRYYAPVRQRKGRDTGPGKRKREDEAPILEQRENRMNPLRCPVKFYEFYLSKCPESLRTRNDVFYLQPERSCIAESPLWYSVIPMDRSMLESMLNRILAVREIYEELGRPGEEDLD, via the exons ATGGACCCCAGTGATTTCCCCAGTCCATTTGACCCATTGACCCTGCCAGAGAAGCCCCTGGCTGGAGATCTACCAGTAGACATGGAATTTGGAGAGGATCTGCTGGAATCCCAGACTGCCCCAACTCGAGGATGGGCCCCCCCTGGCCCTTCTCCATCCTCGGGAGCCCTGGACCTGCTTGATACCCCTGCTGGCCTGGAAAAAGACCCTGGAGTCCTGGATGGAGCCACTGAGTTGCTGGGGCTAGGGGGGCTGCTCTATAAAGCCCCCTCTCCCCCAGAGGTGGACCACGGTCCTGAGGGGACCCTGGCATGGGATGCGGGGGATCAGACCCTAGAGCCTGGACCAGGGGGCCAGACCCCTGAGGTGGTACCACCTGACCCAGGGGCTGGGGCAAATTCCTCTTCACCCGAGGGGCTGCTAGAGCCTTTGGCTCCAGATTCTCCAATAACCCTGCAGTCCCCACATATTGAAGAAGAGGAGACCACCTCCATGGCTACTGCGAGAAGGGGCTCccctgggcaggaggaggagcttCCACAAGGGCAGCCACAGAGCCCAAATGCCCCCCCTAGCCCTTCAGTGGGAGAGACTCTGGGGGATGGAATCAACAGTTCTCAAACCAAACCTGGGGGCTCTAGCCCAGCTGCACATCCTTCCTTGCCAG GAGATGGCCTGACTGCGAAGGCGAGTGAGAAGCCGCCTGAACGG GTACAGAAGAGAAGCGAGCGCGTTAGGCGAGCAGAACCTCCAAAACCTGAGGTTGTGGATTCCACTGAGAGCA TTCCAGTGTCAGATGAGGATTCTGATGCCATGGTAGATGACCCCAATGATGAGGACTTTGTGCCATTCCGGCCCCGGCGCTCTCCTCGAATGTCCCTACGTTCAAGTGTGTCACAAAGGGCTGGGCGCTCTGCAGTGGGCACCAAGATGACTTGTGCACATTGCCGGACACCACTGCAGAAGGGGCAGACTGCCTATCAGCGCAAGGGGCTGCCTCAGCTCTTCTGCTCGTCATCCTGTCTCACTActttctccaagaagccttcGGGCAAAAAGACCTGTACCTTCTGCAAGAA GGAGATCTGGAACACCAAGGACTCGGTTGTGGCACAGACTGGTTCCGGAGGCTCCTTCCATGAGTTCTGCacgtctgtctgtctctccctgtaCGAGGCCCAGCAGCAGCGCCCGATCCCCCAGTCTGGGGATCCCGCCGATGCCACTCGCTGCAGCATATGCCAGAAGACTGGAGAG gtcCTGCATGAGGTCAGCAATGGCAGTGTGGTGCACCGGCTCTGCAGCGATTCTTGCTTCTCCAAATTCCGGGCCAACAAGGGACTGAAAACCAACTGTTGTGACCAGTGCGGGGCTTACATCTACACCAAGACCGGGAGCCCTGGCCCCGAGCTCCTCTTCCACGAGGGCCAACAAAAGCGGTTCTGCAACACAACCTGCTTGGGGGCGTACAAGAAG AAAAACACACGTGTGTACCCATGTGTCTGGTGCAAGACCCTGTGTAAGAACTTTGAGATGCTATCACATGTGGATCGTAATGGCAAGACCAGCTTGTTCTGTTCCCTGTGCTGTACCACTTCTTACAAAGTGAAGCAGGCAGGGCTCACTG GCCCTCCCCGACCCTGCAGCTTCTGCCGCCGCAGCCTCTCTGACCCCTGTTACTACAACAAGGTGGACCGCACAGTCTACCAgttctgcagccccagctgctggACCAAGTTCCAG CGCACAAGCCCCGAGGGGGGCATTCACCTGAGCTGTCACTACTGCCACAGCCTCTTCAGTGGCAAGCCTGAGGTCTTGGACTGGCAG GACCAGGTGTTCCAGTTCTGCTGCCGTGATTGCTGTGAGGACTTCAAGAGGCTTCGGGGTGTGGTGTCCCAGTGTGAGCACTGTCGGCAGGAGAAACTCTTGCATGAGAAACTCCGATTCAGCGGAGTGGAGAAAAGCTTCTGCAGCGAAG GCTGTGTGCTGCTGTACAAACAGGACTTCACTAAGAAGCTGGGCTTGTGCTGTATCACTTGTACTTACTGCTCCCAGACCTGCCAGCGTGGAGTCACTGAGCAACTGGATGGCAGCACTTGGGACTTCTGCAGTGAAGACTGTAAGAGCAAGTATCTGCTGTGGTACTGCAAG GCTGCCAGGTGCCATGCCTGTAAGCGCCAGGGGAAGCTGCTGGAGACCATCCACTGGCGTGGGCAAATCCGTCATTTCTGCAACCAGCAGTGTCTGCTGCGCTTCTATAGCCAGCAGAACCAACCCAACCTGGATACCCAGAGTGGGCCCGAGAGCCTCCTGAACA GTCAGTCTCCTGAGGCAAAACCCCAGACACCCTCTCAAACCAAAGTGGAGAACAGCAACACAGTGAGGACCCCAGAGGAAAATGGGAATTTGGGCAAG ATCCCTGTGAAGACCCGCTCAGCTCCCACTGctcccacccctcctccacccccgCCGCCCCCAGCAACACCCCGCAAAAACAAAGCTGCCATGTGTAAGCCGCTGATGCAGAATCGGGGTGTCTCCTGCAAGGTGGAGATGAAGTCCAAAGGGATTCAGACAG AAGAGTGGAAGCCACAGGTGATCGTGCTGCCCATCCCAGTGCCCATCTTTGTGCCAGTGCCTATGCATCTGTACTGCCAGAAAGTCCCGGTGCCTTTCTCGATGCCTATCCCG GTGCCTGTGCCCATGTTCTTGCCCACTACCTTGGAGAGCACAGACAAGATTGTAGAGACCATTGAGGAGTTGAAGGTGAAGATCCCTTCCAACCCCTTGGAGGCTGACATCCTGGCTATGGCAGAAATGATTGCAGAGGCTGAGGAGTTAGACAAGGCCTCATCTGACCTTTGTG ATCTTGTGAGCAACCAGAGTGCAGAGGGACTCCTGGAAGACTGTGACCTGTTTGGGCCTGCTCGAGATGATGTCCTGGCCATGGCAGTCAAGATGGCCAACGTCTTGGATGAGCCTGGGCAAGACTTGGAGGCAGACTTTCCTAAGA ATCCTTTGGACATTAATCCCAGTGTAGACTTCCTCTTTGATTGTGGCCTAGTAGGGCCTGAGGACGTGTCTACTGAACAAGACCTTCCCCGAACCATGAGGAAG GGTCAAAAGCGGCTGGTGCTTTCTGAAAGCTGTTCCCGGGACTCCATGAGCAGTCAGCCTAGTTGTACTGGACTCAACTATTCTTACGGTGTCAATGCTTGGAAGTGCTGGGTACAGTCAAAATATGCCAATGGAGAAACCAGCAAGGGTGATGAGCTGCGCTTTGGCC CCAAACCCATGCGTATCAAAGAGGATATTCTCGCCTGCTCAGCTGCTGAGCTCAACTACGGTTTGGCCCAGTTTGTGAGAGAAATCACTCGGCCCAATGGTGAACGATATGAACCTGACAGTATCTACTATCTGTGTCTTGGCATCCAGCAG TATTTGCTGGAAAATAACCGGATGGTGAACATTTTCACGGACCTTTACTACCTGACTTTTGTTCAAGAACTCAACAAGTCTCTGAGTACCTGGCAGCCTACACTCCTCCCCAACA ATACGGTGTTCTCTCGAGTGGAGGAGGAGCACCTCTGGGAGTGTAAGCAACTGGGGGTCTACTCGCCCTTTGTCCTCCTCAACACCCTCATGTTCTTCAACACTAAGTTTTTTGGGCTGCAGACAGCTGAGGAACACATGCAGCTCTCCTTCACCAATGTGGTGCGGCAGTCCCGCAAGTGTACCACCCCTCGGGGCACCACCAAGGTGGTGAGCATCCGCTACTATGCCCCAGTCCGCCAGAGGAAAGGGCGAG ACACGGGTCCTGGAAAACGGAAGAGAGAAGATGAAGCCCCTATCTTAGAGCAGCGTGAGAACCGCATGAATCCCCTCCGCTGCCCTGTCAAGTTCTATGAATTCTATCTCTCAAAATG TCCTGAAAGCCTCCGGACTCGCAACGATGTGTTCTATCTGCAACCCGAACGGTCCTGCATCGCCGAGTCACCTCTCTGGTATTCTGTGATCCCCATGGACCGCAGCATGTTGGAGAGCATGCTCAATCGCATCCTGGCTGTGCGTGAGATTTATGAGGAACTGGGTCGTCCTGGGGAGGAAGACCTGGACTGA
- the ZMYM3 gene encoding zinc finger MYM-type protein 3 isoform X2, giving the protein MDPSDFPSPFDPLTLPEKPLAGDLPVDMEFGEDLLESQTAPTRGWAPPGPSPSSGALDLLDTPAGLEKDPGVLDGATELLGLGGLLYKAPSPPEVDHGPEGTLAWDAGDQTLEPGPGGQTPEVVPPDPGAGANSSSPEGLLEPLAPDSPITLQSPHIEEEETTSMATARRGSPGQEEELPQGQPQSPNAPPSPSVGETLGDGINSSQTKPGGSSPAAHPSLPGDGLTAKASEKPPERKRSERVRRAEPPKPEVVDSTESIPVSDEDSDAMVDDPNDEDFVPFRPRRSPRMSLRSSVSQRAGRSAVGTKMTCAHCRTPLQKGQTAYQRKGLPQLFCSSSCLTTFSKKPSGKKTCTFCKKEIWNTKDSVVAQTGSGGSFHEFCTSVCLSLYEAQQQRPIPQSGDPADATRCSICQKTGEVLHEVSNGSVVHRLCSDSCFSKFRANKGLKTNCCDQCGAYIYTKTGSPGPELLFHEGQQKRFCNTTCLGAYKKKNTRVYPCVWCKTLCKNFEMLSHVDRNGKTSLFCSLCCTTSYKVKQAGLTGPPRPCSFCRRSLSDPCYYNKVDRTVYQFCSPSCWTKFQRTSPEGGIHLSCHYCHSLFSGKPEVLDWQDQVFQFCCRDCCEDFKRLRGVVSQCEHCRQEKLLHEKLRFSGVEKSFCSEGCVLLYKQDFTKKLGLCCITCTYCSQTCQRGVTEQLDGSTWDFCSEDCKSKYLLWYCKAARCHACKRQGKLLETIHWRGQIRHFCNQQCLLRFYSQQNQPNLDTQSGPESLLNSQSPEAKPQTPSQTKVENSNTVRTPEENGNLGKIPVKTRSAPTAPTPPPPPPPPATPRKNKAAMCKPLMQNRGVSCKVEMKSKGIQTEEWKPQVIVLPIPVPIFVPVPMHLYCQKVPVPFSMPIPVPVPMFLPTTLESTDKIVETIEELKVKIPSNPLEADILAMAEMIAEAEELDKASSDLCDLVSNQSAEGLLEDCDLFGPARDDVLAMAVKMANVLDEPGQDLEADFPKNPLDINPSVDFLFDCGLVGPEDVSTEQDLPRTMRKGQKRLVLSESCSRDSMSSQPSCTGLNYSYGVNAWKCWVQSKYANGETSKGDELRFGPKPMRIKEDILACSAAELNYGLAQFVREITRPNGERYEPDSIYYLCLGIQQYLLENNRMVNIFTDLYYLTFVQELNKSLSTWQPTLLPNNTVFSRVEEEHLWECKQLGVYSPFVLLNTLMFFNTKFFGLQTAEEHMQLSFTNVVRQSRKCTTPRGTTKVVSIRYYAPVRQRKGRDTGPGKRKREDEAPILEQRENRMNPLRCPVKFYEFYLSKCPESLRTRNDVFYLQPERSCIAESPLWYSVIPMDRSMLESMLNRILAVREIYEELGRPGEEDLD; this is encoded by the exons ATGGACCCCAGTGATTTCCCCAGTCCATTTGACCCATTGACCCTGCCAGAGAAGCCCCTGGCTGGAGATCTACCAGTAGACATGGAATTTGGAGAGGATCTGCTGGAATCCCAGACTGCCCCAACTCGAGGATGGGCCCCCCCTGGCCCTTCTCCATCCTCGGGAGCCCTGGACCTGCTTGATACCCCTGCTGGCCTGGAAAAAGACCCTGGAGTCCTGGATGGAGCCACTGAGTTGCTGGGGCTAGGGGGGCTGCTCTATAAAGCCCCCTCTCCCCCAGAGGTGGACCACGGTCCTGAGGGGACCCTGGCATGGGATGCGGGGGATCAGACCCTAGAGCCTGGACCAGGGGGCCAGACCCCTGAGGTGGTACCACCTGACCCAGGGGCTGGGGCAAATTCCTCTTCACCCGAGGGGCTGCTAGAGCCTTTGGCTCCAGATTCTCCAATAACCCTGCAGTCCCCACATATTGAAGAAGAGGAGACCACCTCCATGGCTACTGCGAGAAGGGGCTCccctgggcaggaggaggagcttCCACAAGGGCAGCCACAGAGCCCAAATGCCCCCCCTAGCCCTTCAGTGGGAGAGACTCTGGGGGATGGAATCAACAGTTCTCAAACCAAACCTGGGGGCTCTAGCCCAGCTGCACATCCTTCCTTGCCAG GAGATGGCCTGACTGCGAAGGCGAGTGAGAAGCCGCCTGAACGG AAGAGAAGCGAGCGCGTTAGGCGAGCAGAACCTCCAAAACCTGAGGTTGTGGATTCCACTGAGAGCA TTCCAGTGTCAGATGAGGATTCTGATGCCATGGTAGATGACCCCAATGATGAGGACTTTGTGCCATTCCGGCCCCGGCGCTCTCCTCGAATGTCCCTACGTTCAAGTGTGTCACAAAGGGCTGGGCGCTCTGCAGTGGGCACCAAGATGACTTGTGCACATTGCCGGACACCACTGCAGAAGGGGCAGACTGCCTATCAGCGCAAGGGGCTGCCTCAGCTCTTCTGCTCGTCATCCTGTCTCACTActttctccaagaagccttcGGGCAAAAAGACCTGTACCTTCTGCAAGAA GGAGATCTGGAACACCAAGGACTCGGTTGTGGCACAGACTGGTTCCGGAGGCTCCTTCCATGAGTTCTGCacgtctgtctgtctctccctgtaCGAGGCCCAGCAGCAGCGCCCGATCCCCCAGTCTGGGGATCCCGCCGATGCCACTCGCTGCAGCATATGCCAGAAGACTGGAGAG gtcCTGCATGAGGTCAGCAATGGCAGTGTGGTGCACCGGCTCTGCAGCGATTCTTGCTTCTCCAAATTCCGGGCCAACAAGGGACTGAAAACCAACTGTTGTGACCAGTGCGGGGCTTACATCTACACCAAGACCGGGAGCCCTGGCCCCGAGCTCCTCTTCCACGAGGGCCAACAAAAGCGGTTCTGCAACACAACCTGCTTGGGGGCGTACAAGAAG AAAAACACACGTGTGTACCCATGTGTCTGGTGCAAGACCCTGTGTAAGAACTTTGAGATGCTATCACATGTGGATCGTAATGGCAAGACCAGCTTGTTCTGTTCCCTGTGCTGTACCACTTCTTACAAAGTGAAGCAGGCAGGGCTCACTG GCCCTCCCCGACCCTGCAGCTTCTGCCGCCGCAGCCTCTCTGACCCCTGTTACTACAACAAGGTGGACCGCACAGTCTACCAgttctgcagccccagctgctggACCAAGTTCCAG CGCACAAGCCCCGAGGGGGGCATTCACCTGAGCTGTCACTACTGCCACAGCCTCTTCAGTGGCAAGCCTGAGGTCTTGGACTGGCAG GACCAGGTGTTCCAGTTCTGCTGCCGTGATTGCTGTGAGGACTTCAAGAGGCTTCGGGGTGTGGTGTCCCAGTGTGAGCACTGTCGGCAGGAGAAACTCTTGCATGAGAAACTCCGATTCAGCGGAGTGGAGAAAAGCTTCTGCAGCGAAG GCTGTGTGCTGCTGTACAAACAGGACTTCACTAAGAAGCTGGGCTTGTGCTGTATCACTTGTACTTACTGCTCCCAGACCTGCCAGCGTGGAGTCACTGAGCAACTGGATGGCAGCACTTGGGACTTCTGCAGTGAAGACTGTAAGAGCAAGTATCTGCTGTGGTACTGCAAG GCTGCCAGGTGCCATGCCTGTAAGCGCCAGGGGAAGCTGCTGGAGACCATCCACTGGCGTGGGCAAATCCGTCATTTCTGCAACCAGCAGTGTCTGCTGCGCTTCTATAGCCAGCAGAACCAACCCAACCTGGATACCCAGAGTGGGCCCGAGAGCCTCCTGAACA GTCAGTCTCCTGAGGCAAAACCCCAGACACCCTCTCAAACCAAAGTGGAGAACAGCAACACAGTGAGGACCCCAGAGGAAAATGGGAATTTGGGCAAG ATCCCTGTGAAGACCCGCTCAGCTCCCACTGctcccacccctcctccacccccgCCGCCCCCAGCAACACCCCGCAAAAACAAAGCTGCCATGTGTAAGCCGCTGATGCAGAATCGGGGTGTCTCCTGCAAGGTGGAGATGAAGTCCAAAGGGATTCAGACAG AAGAGTGGAAGCCACAGGTGATCGTGCTGCCCATCCCAGTGCCCATCTTTGTGCCAGTGCCTATGCATCTGTACTGCCAGAAAGTCCCGGTGCCTTTCTCGATGCCTATCCCG GTGCCTGTGCCCATGTTCTTGCCCACTACCTTGGAGAGCACAGACAAGATTGTAGAGACCATTGAGGAGTTGAAGGTGAAGATCCCTTCCAACCCCTTGGAGGCTGACATCCTGGCTATGGCAGAAATGATTGCAGAGGCTGAGGAGTTAGACAAGGCCTCATCTGACCTTTGTG ATCTTGTGAGCAACCAGAGTGCAGAGGGACTCCTGGAAGACTGTGACCTGTTTGGGCCTGCTCGAGATGATGTCCTGGCCATGGCAGTCAAGATGGCCAACGTCTTGGATGAGCCTGGGCAAGACTTGGAGGCAGACTTTCCTAAGA ATCCTTTGGACATTAATCCCAGTGTAGACTTCCTCTTTGATTGTGGCCTAGTAGGGCCTGAGGACGTGTCTACTGAACAAGACCTTCCCCGAACCATGAGGAAG GGTCAAAAGCGGCTGGTGCTTTCTGAAAGCTGTTCCCGGGACTCCATGAGCAGTCAGCCTAGTTGTACTGGACTCAACTATTCTTACGGTGTCAATGCTTGGAAGTGCTGGGTACAGTCAAAATATGCCAATGGAGAAACCAGCAAGGGTGATGAGCTGCGCTTTGGCC CCAAACCCATGCGTATCAAAGAGGATATTCTCGCCTGCTCAGCTGCTGAGCTCAACTACGGTTTGGCCCAGTTTGTGAGAGAAATCACTCGGCCCAATGGTGAACGATATGAACCTGACAGTATCTACTATCTGTGTCTTGGCATCCAGCAG TATTTGCTGGAAAATAACCGGATGGTGAACATTTTCACGGACCTTTACTACCTGACTTTTGTTCAAGAACTCAACAAGTCTCTGAGTACCTGGCAGCCTACACTCCTCCCCAACA ATACGGTGTTCTCTCGAGTGGAGGAGGAGCACCTCTGGGAGTGTAAGCAACTGGGGGTCTACTCGCCCTTTGTCCTCCTCAACACCCTCATGTTCTTCAACACTAAGTTTTTTGGGCTGCAGACAGCTGAGGAACACATGCAGCTCTCCTTCACCAATGTGGTGCGGCAGTCCCGCAAGTGTACCACCCCTCGGGGCACCACCAAGGTGGTGAGCATCCGCTACTATGCCCCAGTCCGCCAGAGGAAAGGGCGAG ACACGGGTCCTGGAAAACGGAAGAGAGAAGATGAAGCCCCTATCTTAGAGCAGCGTGAGAACCGCATGAATCCCCTCCGCTGCCCTGTCAAGTTCTATGAATTCTATCTCTCAAAATG TCCTGAAAGCCTCCGGACTCGCAACGATGTGTTCTATCTGCAACCCGAACGGTCCTGCATCGCCGAGTCACCTCTCTGGTATTCTGTGATCCCCATGGACCGCAGCATGTTGGAGAGCATGCTCAATCGCATCCTGGCTGTGCGTGAGATTTATGAGGAACTGGGTCGTCCTGGGGAGGAAGACCTGGACTGA